One Prosthecobacter algae DNA segment encodes these proteins:
- a CDS encoding redoxin domain-containing protein gives MHPRLSLFLSFSFALACPAADPLPGHSLHGEAFNEGPRQAAVLMPGTGKVDFKISTKNAEAQKFFNQGVGQLHGFWYYEAERSFRQVALLDKDCAMAYWGLTMANVNNEARAKQFIKKATALKEKASAREKLWIATLETFYKEDKRDKKQRALDFIRDLETIVQEHGDDVEAKAFLAWKIWHAKGDAPLSSPMALNALLDQVFAANPEHPAHHYRIHLWDGPKPGQALKSAAQNGQIAPAIAHMWHMSGHTFSKLKRQDDAAWQQEASTRVDHAYMIENRILPDQIHNYAHNEEWLVRTYNELGRAKDAIGLAKSLISNPRHPKYNHLGKGSANYGPLRLIDTLTKWELWDEVLTLTDGPLLKAVDHDQIEIARREARALAFYYKGDLKALETNITQLEELNRKAIAKAKVAADKAKAEKAKEADKVKATKGNEAKPKTPEVVTKDKPNEGPAVSTLKELRALKAILSKSKDAAKVLDAAGSMPPERAAFLWLTLGDKKKAEEDIKEFPQDLAGFAAKAELLAALGKKDEAKKALEQAGKLAFAMDKDLPLAKRLTALAPTLGIQGNWQAAAPQRKDSGVRPALETLGPMHWQPPVGPKWEALTLEGKAVDSSSLAGKPHLLLFYLGSACTHCMTQINAFSKVSADFEKAGIQMAAITLEPMSLAGRITEQMTTKKLPPFPIYCDPSLAMFKTFKAYDDFEEEPLHAAVLVDAQGRLRWWDVSWEPFTDTKFLLEESQRLLGLE, from the coding sequence ATGCACCCGCGCCTTTCTTTGTTTCTTTCCTTCAGCTTCGCCCTGGCCTGTCCAGCGGCAGATCCTCTGCCTGGGCACTCGCTCCATGGGGAGGCCTTCAATGAGGGGCCGCGACAGGCAGCAGTATTGATGCCGGGCACAGGGAAGGTGGACTTTAAAATCTCTACCAAGAACGCGGAAGCGCAGAAGTTTTTCAATCAGGGAGTCGGCCAGCTTCATGGTTTTTGGTATTACGAGGCGGAGCGCTCCTTCCGACAGGTTGCGCTCTTGGATAAAGACTGCGCCATGGCCTACTGGGGCCTGACGATGGCCAACGTGAACAACGAAGCACGGGCGAAGCAGTTCATCAAAAAAGCCACCGCGCTGAAGGAGAAAGCGAGTGCGCGTGAGAAGTTGTGGATCGCCACCCTGGAGACCTTTTACAAGGAGGACAAACGGGATAAAAAACAGCGCGCTTTGGATTTCATTCGCGACCTGGAAACCATCGTCCAGGAGCATGGCGATGACGTGGAAGCAAAGGCCTTCCTGGCCTGGAAAATCTGGCATGCCAAGGGCGATGCGCCTCTTTCCAGCCCCATGGCGCTCAATGCCCTGCTGGACCAAGTTTTCGCCGCCAATCCAGAGCATCCCGCGCATCACTACCGCATCCACCTCTGGGACGGCCCCAAGCCTGGACAGGCCCTGAAATCCGCCGCGCAGAATGGCCAGATCGCTCCGGCCATCGCCCACATGTGGCACATGTCCGGGCACACCTTTTCCAAGCTGAAACGTCAGGACGATGCGGCCTGGCAGCAGGAAGCCAGCACTCGTGTGGATCACGCCTACATGATCGAAAACCGGATCCTGCCAGACCAGATCCACAATTACGCGCACAATGAAGAGTGGCTGGTGCGCACGTATAATGAACTGGGTCGCGCCAAAGACGCCATCGGCCTAGCCAAAAGTCTGATCAGCAATCCACGTCACCCGAAGTATAACCATCTGGGCAAAGGCAGCGCCAACTATGGCCCTCTGCGCCTTATCGATACACTAACAAAATGGGAACTGTGGGACGAGGTGCTGACGCTCACGGATGGCCCTCTTCTCAAAGCGGTGGACCATGACCAGATCGAAATCGCCCGACGCGAGGCTCGTGCTTTGGCTTTCTATTACAAAGGGGATCTCAAAGCTCTCGAAACCAACATTACCCAGCTTGAAGAGTTGAATCGCAAAGCCATCGCGAAAGCCAAGGTCGCGGCGGACAAAGCCAAAGCCGAGAAGGCCAAAGAGGCCGACAAAGTCAAGGCAACCAAAGGCAACGAGGCCAAGCCTAAAACCCCCGAGGTCGTCACCAAGGACAAACCGAATGAAGGCCCCGCCGTGAGCACGCTTAAGGAATTGCGGGCCCTGAAAGCCATCCTGTCGAAAAGCAAAGACGCCGCCAAGGTCTTGGACGCTGCCGGCTCCATGCCTCCGGAGAGGGCTGCCTTTCTGTGGCTCACCTTGGGCGACAAAAAGAAGGCCGAGGAGGACATCAAAGAGTTTCCCCAGGACCTCGCTGGCTTTGCCGCCAAGGCCGAACTTCTGGCAGCCTTGGGCAAAAAAGACGAAGCCAAAAAAGCCCTGGAGCAGGCGGGCAAACTCGCCTTCGCCATGGACAAAGATCTGCCCCTAGCCAAGCGCCTCACCGCCCTGGCCCCCACACTGGGCATTCAGGGGAACTGGCAGGCCGCAGCCCCTCAGCGTAAGGACAGCGGCGTCCGCCCGGCGCTGGAGACCCTGGGTCCCATGCACTGGCAGCCCCCGGTGGGGCCGAAGTGGGAGGCCCTGACGCTGGAGGGCAAAGCTGTGGACAGTTCCTCACTCGCAGGCAAACCGCACCTCCTGCTTTTCTATCTCGGCAGCGCTTGCACGCACTGCATGACCCAGATCAATGCCTTTTCTAAAGTCTCCGCAGATTTTGAGAAAGCCGGGATTCAAATGGCCGCCATTACCCTGGAGCCCATGTCTCTGGCAGGCCGCATCACGGAGCAGATGACGACGAAAAAGCTGCCACCTTTCCCCATCTACTGCGACCCTAGCCTCGCCATGTTCAAGACCTTCAAAGCCTACGATGACTTTGAGGAGGAGCCCCTCCACGCCGCCGTTTTGGTGGATGCCCAGGGCCGCCTGCGCTGGTGGGACGTGAGCTGGGAACCCTTCACCGATACCAAATTTTTGCTGGAAGAGTCACAGCGTTTGTTAGGGCTGGAGTGA
- a CDS encoding phenylacetate--CoA ligase family protein — MSSPIDRDRLRSNQWRKLRSILVTVNGAGGFYAHKFQAAKVVVSSMDGVEDFIQQVPFTLKEELLADRLAHPPFGTHLTQPLESYTRFCQTSGTSSGQPVAWLDTPESWEAMLKCWRHVYDGADLVAGKDRIFFAFSFGPFLGFWTAYEAANGHYLTLPSGGLSSQARLEMMARYGATVLCCTPTYALRLGEMIGEASGVEHLSLRVQKIIVAGEPGGSIPEVRARIEKLWNARVYDHHGMTEVGPVSYETTAVPGQLVVIEEAYLAEVIDPATGLEVNEGECGELVLTTLDRTAGPLLRYRTGDWVKKRLWQGRLALEGGVLSRVDDMVVVRGVNVYPSAVEAVVRQFSEIAEFMVEQRKVDAMDEIELLIEVPGNVSKALIKRLEAKLRDTFSMRIPVRLVEADSLPRHEFKAKRWRKV; from the coding sequence GTGAGTTCCCCCATAGATCGTGACCGCCTGCGTTCCAACCAATGGCGCAAGCTGCGTTCCATTCTCGTCACCGTGAATGGCGCGGGCGGATTTTACGCCCACAAATTTCAGGCGGCCAAGGTCGTCGTCTCGTCGATGGATGGCGTGGAGGATTTTATCCAGCAGGTGCCTTTCACCCTGAAGGAGGAGCTGCTGGCAGACCGCCTCGCCCACCCGCCCTTTGGCACGCACTTGACTCAACCTCTGGAGTCCTACACGCGCTTTTGCCAGACCAGCGGCACCAGTAGTGGCCAGCCCGTGGCCTGGCTGGATACCCCAGAAAGCTGGGAGGCCATGCTGAAATGCTGGCGTCATGTCTATGATGGCGCGGATCTGGTGGCAGGGAAAGACCGCATCTTCTTCGCATTTTCCTTCGGGCCTTTTCTGGGTTTTTGGACCGCCTATGAGGCGGCCAATGGCCACTACCTCACCCTCCCTAGCGGCGGTCTTTCCAGTCAGGCTCGTTTGGAAATGATGGCCCGTTACGGAGCCACCGTCCTGTGCTGTACGCCTACCTATGCCCTGCGTTTGGGCGAGATGATCGGCGAGGCCAGCGGGGTGGAACACCTGTCCCTGCGCGTGCAGAAAATCATCGTCGCTGGTGAGCCCGGCGGCAGCATCCCTGAGGTGCGCGCCCGCATTGAAAAACTGTGGAATGCTCGCGTGTATGATCACCATGGCATGACGGAGGTGGGCCCCGTGAGTTATGAAACTACTGCCGTTCCCGGTCAGCTCGTGGTCATTGAGGAGGCTTATTTGGCCGAGGTCATAGATCCCGCCACCGGCCTGGAAGTGAACGAAGGTGAGTGTGGGGAATTGGTGCTGACTACGCTGGATCGCACCGCTGGGCCACTGCTGCGCTACCGCACGGGCGACTGGGTGAAAAAGCGCCTGTGGCAGGGCCGATTGGCGCTGGAAGGGGGCGTGCTCAGCCGCGTGGACGACATGGTGGTGGTGCGGGGCGTGAATGTTTATCCCAGCGCGGTCGAGGCCGTGGTGAGGCAGTTTAGCGAGATCGCGGAATTCATGGTGGAACAGCGCAAGGTGGATGCCATGGACGAGATCGAACTCCTCATCGAGGTGCCGGGCAATGTTTCCAAAGCCCTCATCAAACGCCTGGAGGCCAAGCTGCGCGATACTTTCTCCATGCGCATTCCCGTGCGGCTGGTGGAGGCGGACAGCCTGCCGCGACATGAGTTCAAGGCCAAACGCTGGCGCAAGGTCTGA
- a CDS encoding ROK family protein codes for MNASFSDLAIGIDLGGTNIKAALIESRTGRQITHLSRPTQDGEFADGLPLFALTVRGIVAELETLAGGQKLPVGLSAPGLAHPEGHCIQWMPGRMHGLEKLDWPSFLDRRVNVLNDAQAALLGEVWVGAAQGCQDVFMITLGTGVGGAIYSGGRLLKGALGRAGHLGHITTDLNAPVDLFGTPGSLEVAIGNKTLQARGKGQYATTHALLAASTAGDAQAEKIWLESVRHLAAGLASLINVLDPELIILGGGIATGAGDRLLQPLATFLDQYEWRPGGHQVRLVLAALGDDAGAYGAVRSLG; via the coding sequence ATGAATGCATCATTCAGCGATCTCGCCATCGGCATTGACCTCGGCGGCACCAATATCAAGGCCGCGCTCATCGAAAGCCGAACGGGCAGGCAGATCACGCATCTCTCTCGGCCCACGCAGGATGGCGAATTCGCGGATGGCCTGCCGCTGTTTGCCCTCACCGTGCGCGGCATCGTGGCGGAGTTGGAAACCCTCGCTGGAGGGCAAAAGCTGCCCGTGGGGCTCTCCGCGCCCGGGTTGGCCCATCCTGAGGGGCACTGCATCCAGTGGATGCCAGGGCGGATGCACGGGCTGGAAAAGTTGGACTGGCCCAGCTTTCTCGATCGGCGGGTGAATGTGCTCAATGACGCGCAGGCCGCCCTGTTAGGCGAGGTGTGGGTGGGCGCGGCGCAGGGCTGCCAGGATGTGTTTATGATCACGCTGGGAACAGGTGTGGGCGGGGCGATTTACAGCGGCGGACGTTTGCTGAAAGGGGCCCTGGGCCGCGCCGGGCACCTGGGGCACATCACCACAGATCTCAATGCGCCGGTGGATCTCTTTGGCACGCCGGGCAGTCTGGAGGTGGCCATCGGCAACAAGACCCTGCAAGCGCGTGGAAAAGGCCAGTATGCCACCACCCATGCATTGCTGGCGGCCAGTACTGCGGGGGATGCCCAGGCGGAAAAAATCTGGCTGGAGTCCGTGCGTCATCTCGCGGCGGGGTTGGCCAGTCTCATCAATGTGCTGGACCCTGAGCTCATCATTCTAGGCGGTGGCATCGCCACCGGGGCAGGGGATCGTCTGTTGCAGCCTCTGGCCACCTTTTTGGATCAGTATGAATGGCGACCCGGAGGCCATCAGGTGCGGCTGGTGCTGGCGGCTTTGGGCGATGATGCCGGAGCTTACGGGGCCGTGCGCAGCCTGGGATGA
- a CDS encoding SDR family oxidoreductase, producing MNTRYDVEGMSVVVMGGTTGLGLSAAQALVANGARVVVTSRSEANVQSALQTLGRGACGFAGDASLPETAEKAVALAVENFGRLDALYHVAGGSGRSRGDGPLHELTDAGLSYTLDLNLGSLILSNRAAVRQFLHQGGGGCILNMGSVLGWSPSPEFFASHAYAAAKAGIVGFSQSIASYYAKQNIRVNVIAPALVETPMSQRAVGNEAIVRFVAAKQPLDGGRVGSPEDVEGAALFLLSRAAKFITGQVLAVDGGWTVSEGRES from the coding sequence ATGAACACTCGCTACGATGTCGAAGGAATGTCCGTGGTCGTCATGGGCGGCACCACGGGGCTGGGGCTGTCCGCGGCGCAGGCTTTGGTGGCCAATGGGGCGCGCGTGGTCGTCACCAGTCGCAGCGAGGCCAATGTGCAGTCGGCTTTGCAGACCCTAGGCAGGGGGGCCTGTGGGTTCGCCGGAGATGCCAGCCTGCCTGAAACGGCGGAGAAAGCGGTGGCGCTCGCGGTGGAAAACTTCGGGCGGTTGGATGCCCTCTATCATGTCGCCGGCGGCAGTGGTCGCTCGCGTGGAGATGGCCCTTTGCATGAGCTGACGGATGCAGGCCTCAGCTACACGCTGGATCTCAATCTTGGTTCCCTCATCCTGTCGAATCGCGCGGCAGTGCGGCAGTTTCTCCACCAGGGCGGTGGCGGCTGCATCCTCAACATGGGCAGCGTCCTCGGCTGGTCGCCCTCGCCGGAGTTTTTTGCCAGCCATGCCTATGCGGCGGCGAAGGCGGGCATCGTCGGTTTCAGCCAATCCATCGCCAGTTACTACGCCAAGCAAAACATCCGGGTGAATGTCATCGCACCCGCTTTGGTGGAGACTCCCATGTCCCAGCGGGCCGTGGGAAATGAGGCTATCGTCCGTTTTGTCGCGGCCAAGCAGCCGCTGGATGGCGGGCGTGTGGGCAGCCCGGAGGATGTGGAAGGGGCCGCCCTTTTCCTGCTATCGCGCGCGGCAAAGTTCATCACCGGGCAGGTGCTGGCGGTGGATGGTGGGTGGACCGTTTCGGAGGGGCGCGAATCTTAG
- a CDS encoding DUF1501 domain-containing protein, with protein sequence MFSSRRSFLQTTGCGFGYLAASALAQRQAWAAGTPGMGRQPHHAPRAKRVIFLFMQGGVSHVDSYDYKPRLLKDDQKIIDIADPRTVAKTGKGSPQRLKQPLWEFAQHGESGRWASNLFPHINRHVDDLCFLHGMHTEGVAHGPATLFMHTGTTSFIRPSMGAWVMYGLGTENENLPGFVTISPSLGNGGPRNYGNAFLPALYQGTPLGRSGLPSKEATIKNIVNTTWTPEQQRRQYELLGALNAQQLRPGDNEIEAVIQSYELAWRMQNKAPDALDLAQESESTLNLYGIGEKTTDNFGRQCLMARRMAEQGVRYIQVNYGDNSNNPAWDQHSNLPKHGDHAAAVDKPIAGLLTDLKQRGLLEDTLVWWGGEFGRTPYAERNGTGRDHNPAGFTVWLAGGGVKAGFAHGATDDIGFQAVEGKVHMHDLHATVLHLLGLDHEKLTFNYAGRDFRLTDVHGHVVKEILA encoded by the coding sequence ATGTTCTCCTCCCGACGTTCCTTTCTCCAGACCACCGGGTGTGGTTTCGGGTATCTCGCCGCGTCTGCGCTGGCGCAGCGGCAGGCGTGGGCGGCGGGCACTCCTGGCATGGGAAGGCAGCCGCATCATGCACCCAGGGCCAAGCGGGTCATCTTCCTCTTCATGCAGGGCGGGGTCAGCCATGTGGACTCTTATGATTACAAGCCTCGGCTGCTGAAGGATGACCAAAAGATCATTGATATTGCCGATCCACGCACGGTGGCGAAGACGGGCAAGGGATCTCCCCAGCGGCTAAAGCAGCCCCTGTGGGAATTTGCCCAGCATGGTGAATCCGGGCGCTGGGCCTCCAATCTTTTCCCTCACATCAATCGCCATGTGGATGACCTGTGCTTCCTGCATGGCATGCATACAGAAGGCGTGGCGCATGGCCCAGCCACGCTGTTTATGCACACGGGAACCACCAGCTTCATCCGCCCCAGCATGGGCGCGTGGGTGATGTATGGACTGGGAACGGAAAATGAAAATCTGCCCGGTTTTGTCACCATCAGCCCTAGCCTGGGCAATGGCGGGCCGCGCAATTATGGCAATGCCTTCCTGCCTGCGCTTTATCAAGGCACCCCCCTGGGTCGCAGTGGCCTGCCGAGCAAAGAGGCCACCATCAAAAACATCGTCAACACCACCTGGACACCGGAGCAGCAGCGGCGGCAGTATGAGTTGTTAGGCGCTCTGAATGCTCAGCAGCTTCGCCCTGGAGATAATGAGATCGAGGCTGTGATCCAGAGCTACGAACTCGCCTGGCGCATGCAGAACAAAGCGCCCGATGCGCTGGACCTCGCCCAGGAATCCGAATCTACGTTGAACCTCTACGGCATCGGGGAAAAGACCACGGATAACTTTGGCCGCCAGTGCCTGATGGCCCGCCGAATGGCTGAGCAGGGGGTACGCTACATCCAGGTCAATTACGGCGACAACTCCAACAATCCAGCCTGGGATCAGCACAGCAATCTGCCCAAGCATGGCGATCACGCGGCGGCGGTGGACAAGCCCATCGCCGGGCTGCTCACCGATCTCAAGCAGCGTGGTCTGCTGGAAGACACCCTCGTCTGGTGGGGCGGCGAATTTGGCCGCACCCCCTACGCTGAAAGAAACGGCACTGGGCGCGACCACAACCCCGCCGGATTCACCGTCTGGCTGGCAGGTGGCGGCGTGAAAGCAGGTTTTGCCCATGGGGCCACGGATGACATCGGCTTCCAGGCGGTGGAGGGCAAAGTACACATGCATGATCTCCATGCGACAGTCCTTCATTTGTTAGGCCTGGATCATGAGAAGCTCACCTTCAACTATGCCGGGCGTGACTTCCGCCTCACCGATGTCCACGGACATGTGGTGAAAGAGATCCTTGCGTAA
- a CDS encoding putative toxin-antitoxin system toxin component, PIN family, protein MIVCIDTNVILPMLSLRHPFSRILDAWMDGHFSLAVSNEILTEYEEIIRPRIGSDRWLDFLSLLQLGAELNGNLVRIQPSFRFNVIQVDPDDNKFSDCAIAADA, encoded by the coding sequence ATGATTGTCTGCATCGATACCAATGTGATCCTACCGATGCTCAGCCTTCGGCACCCTTTTAGCCGTATCCTCGATGCCTGGATGGACGGTCACTTTTCATTAGCCGTTTCCAACGAGATCCTCACCGAGTATGAAGAAATCATTCGCCCTCGTATTGGAAGTGACCGGTGGTTAGATTTCCTTTCGCTGCTTCAGTTAGGGGCAGAACTGAACGGAAATTTGGTGCGTATCCAGCCGAGCTTCAGATTTAACGTCATTCAGGTGGACCCTGACGATAACAAATTTTCTGACTGCGCAATTGCGGCTGATGCTTAA
- a CDS encoding L,D-transpeptidase family protein: MTDASSFLRSAFSLLAAGLLMSSCSSAPKEESGQAGPPKRDDSFWIGDQVAGSPKLVIDLSEQRLRYYKGGKLVGLSPISSGRDGHDTPTGSFKITQKDVYHRSSIYGAYVDAQGNVVVEDVDSRIDPCPAGARFVGAKMHYFMRVVGAVGMHEGHLPGYPASHGCIRLPTKMASIFYHATPHGTPVQVTGNAAFAKYEPPVPLAPATPEKVKKPKTKTSNGGMRPGSRKKAPKRATVPPGTTLYL, from the coding sequence ATGACTGACGCCTCCTCCTTTCTCCGCTCTGCATTTTCCCTCTTGGCCGCAGGCTTGTTGATGAGCAGTTGCAGCTCGGCCCCGAAGGAGGAGTCCGGCCAGGCCGGACCACCCAAACGGGACGATAGTTTCTGGATCGGTGATCAGGTGGCAGGCAGCCCCAAGCTGGTGATTGATCTATCTGAGCAGCGCCTCCGCTATTACAAAGGCGGCAAGCTGGTGGGCCTATCCCCCATTTCCTCCGGCCGAGACGGGCATGACACCCCCACGGGCAGTTTCAAGATCACCCAGAAAGATGTCTATCATCGCTCGTCCATCTACGGAGCCTATGTGGATGCCCAGGGAAACGTGGTGGTGGAGGATGTCGATTCGCGCATTGACCCATGCCCAGCGGGAGCCCGGTTTGTTGGGGCCAAGATGCATTACTTCATGCGCGTGGTGGGGGCAGTGGGCATGCACGAAGGTCACCTGCCAGGGTATCCCGCCTCGCATGGCTGCATCCGCCTACCCACCAAGATGGCCTCCATCTTTTATCATGCCACTCCGCACGGCACTCCCGTGCAGGTGACGGGCAATGCAGCCTTCGCCAAGTATGAACCTCCGGTGCCCCTTGCCCCTGCGACTCCCGAAAAGGTGAAGAAGCCAAAAACTAAGACTTCCAATGGCGGGATGCGCCCAGGAAGCCGCAAAAAGGCCCCTAAACGGGCGACGGTGCCACCTGGGACCACACTTTACCTCTGA
- the dprA gene encoding DNA-processing protein DprA, with translation MTRTEAYLALNLIPQVGPVRIRRLVQAFGSPEAALRAKASEIAQVESFGPKQAEAIVAWESEVELENELRKVQDRGLTLLTQEDELYPPLLKGIYDAPILLYVWGELQKRDHQAIGVVGSRHATIYGMNATKKLSFQIAYAGYTVISGLARGIDTAAHEAALAAKGRTVAVIGSGMGKLYPPENMALAQRIAENGAVISEYPVDRMADRQTFPYRNRVVAGWGSGLLVVEAPIKSGSLITAQQATEQGRSVYAVPGPIDKPTSSGCNRLIQQGAKLVMDAADILDDLTTLFPTAPIAPKVEPVSSPANLTLDEKILYQTLNTEELHIDEITGRSGLAAGTVNVNLMRLEMKRLVRALPGRRYVRVG, from the coding sequence ATGACCCGCACCGAAGCCTACCTAGCCCTAAACCTGATACCCCAAGTAGGGCCGGTGCGCATCCGGAGGCTGGTGCAGGCTTTTGGTTCACCTGAGGCAGCGCTCCGGGCCAAGGCCTCCGAAATCGCCCAAGTGGAAAGTTTTGGCCCGAAGCAGGCGGAGGCCATCGTAGCCTGGGAAAGTGAGGTGGAACTAGAGAACGAGCTGCGCAAGGTCCAAGATCGTGGCCTGACCTTGCTGACACAGGAGGATGAGCTCTACCCGCCACTGCTCAAGGGCATCTACGATGCGCCCATCCTGCTCTACGTATGGGGGGAACTGCAAAAGCGCGACCACCAAGCGATCGGCGTGGTGGGCAGTCGCCACGCGACGATCTACGGCATGAATGCGACCAAGAAACTCAGCTTTCAGATCGCCTATGCAGGCTACACCGTCATCAGCGGTCTGGCACGTGGCATCGATACCGCCGCACATGAGGCCGCCCTGGCCGCCAAAGGGCGCACCGTGGCGGTCATCGGCTCTGGGATGGGCAAGCTGTACCCGCCTGAAAACATGGCCCTGGCCCAGCGAATTGCCGAAAATGGGGCCGTCATCAGCGAATACCCCGTAGATCGAATGGCGGATAGACAGACCTTTCCCTATCGAAACCGAGTGGTGGCAGGCTGGGGCAGTGGGCTACTGGTGGTGGAGGCCCCGATCAAGAGCGGCTCCCTCATCACCGCGCAGCAGGCCACGGAGCAGGGCCGCTCCGTCTATGCGGTGCCAGGCCCCATTGACAAACCCACCTCCAGCGGCTGCAATCGCCTCATTCAGCAAGGAGCCAAGCTGGTCATGGATGCAGCAGACATCCTGGATGACCTCACCACCCTCTTCCCCACGGCCCCCATAGCTCCGAAGGTGGAGCCCGTCTCCTCCCCTGCGAACCTGACGCTGGATGAAAAAATCCTCTATCAGACCCTGAATACAGAGGAACTGCACATCGACGAGATCACTGGCCGCTCCGGTCTGGCAGCAGGCACCGTGAACGTCAATCTCATGCGACTGGAAATGAAACGCCTAGTCCGCGCGTTGCCTGGCCGGCGTTATGTTCGTGTCGGATGA
- a CDS encoding glycosyltransferase family 4 protein, translating into MRILHLTPGTGNFHCGSCLRDHALIKALRSRGHDAIMAPLYLPLVTDREAPNPEIGIRVGGISLYLQQKLSWFRFVPRFIHRWLDKPERLRFASKFMGMTSPRDLGEMALGALQGEGGRQWPEWKRLIEWIRTDGRPDVISLSNSLLIGLCPAIERDLGIPVVVSLQGEDSFLDTLIEPYRSQSWAAMRMNAQHVSRFVAPSQFYARVMQEKLGVGEEKMSVVYNGLDANSFGVAEPDPNWPVIGYFARMIHGKGLTTLVDAYIELSKRGTVPRVKLKIGGAKTASDDKYVDELKKKLQQAGLTQRVEWHPNLNFSDKVKFFRNLTVMSVPATYGEAFGLYIVEAMASGVPVVQPDHGAFPELIAASGGGVLCAPDDVNALADALETLLQDDHQREQITNRGLQGVRNEFSAARMAERFDEVLTAARG; encoded by the coding sequence ATGCGCATCCTCCATCTCACGCCCGGCACCGGCAACTTTCACTGCGGAAGTTGCCTCCGAGATCATGCGCTCATCAAGGCCCTGCGCTCTCGCGGGCATGATGCCATCATGGCCCCGCTCTACCTCCCCCTGGTGACGGACCGCGAGGCACCCAATCCTGAGATCGGCATCCGGGTGGGCGGGATTTCCCTGTATTTGCAGCAAAAACTGTCCTGGTTCCGTTTTGTGCCCCGATTTATCCACCGCTGGCTGGATAAACCCGAGCGACTGCGTTTTGCCTCCAAATTCATGGGCATGACTAGCCCGCGTGATCTGGGTGAAATGGCCTTGGGTGCCTTGCAAGGTGAAGGCGGCCGCCAGTGGCCGGAGTGGAAGCGCCTCATCGAATGGATCCGGACCGATGGCCGGCCTGACGTGATCTCCCTTTCCAACAGCCTTCTCATCGGCCTGTGCCCGGCCATTGAGCGCGACCTCGGCATCCCAGTCGTTGTGTCCCTACAGGGGGAAGATTCCTTTTTGGATACTTTGATCGAGCCCTACCGCAGTCAGTCGTGGGCTGCAATGCGGATGAATGCGCAGCATGTCTCGCGCTTCGTCGCCCCCAGCCAGTTTTACGCCCGCGTCATGCAGGAAAAACTGGGCGTCGGGGAAGAGAAAATGTCCGTGGTTTACAACGGTCTCGATGCCAACTCCTTCGGTGTGGCCGAGCCCGACCCCAACTGGCCCGTCATAGGCTACTTTGCCCGCATGATTCATGGCAAAGGTCTCACCACCCTGGTGGATGCCTACATTGAACTCTCCAAACGCGGCACGGTCCCACGTGTAAAACTGAAAATCGGCGGAGCCAAAACCGCTTCCGATGACAAGTACGTCGATGAGTTGAAAAAGAAACTCCAACAGGCTGGTCTGACTCAGCGCGTGGAGTGGCACCCCAACCTGAATTTTTCCGACAAGGTGAAGTTCTTCCGCAATCTCACCGTCATGTCCGTACCTGCGACTTATGGCGAGGCCTTTGGCCTTTACATCGTCGAGGCCATGGCCAGCGGCGTGCCCGTGGTGCAGCCAGATCACGGGGCCTTCCCTGAACTCATCGCCGCCTCGGGTGGTGGCGTATTGTGCGCACCCGATGACGTCAATGCACTGGCGGATGCGTTGGAAACCTTGCTGCAGGATGACCACCAGCGCGAGCAGATCACCAACCGTGGCCTGCAAGGTGTGCGCAACGAATTCAGCGCCGCCCGCATGGCCGAACGCTTCGACGAAGTCCTCACCGCAGCACGTGGTTAG